Genomic DNA from Candidatus Eisenbacteria bacterium:
CCGCCCCGCCGCGGGTGAGCGGCAACCACGCGGCGCACATCGAGCAGACGATCGAAGCGAAGCTCGGGATCTCGACCCGTGTGACGGTGCTGTCGGCCGGCGAGCTGGACGAGATCATGAAGCGCAATCCGCTCGAGCATCTCGCGACGAATCACAGCCGCTACCTGATCGCGATCCTGGCCGATGCGTCGCTCAACGAGCGCATGAAGCTTCTCGCACGTCAGCGCTGGACACCCGACGCGCTCGCGACCGGGAATCGCGTCGCGTACATGTGGTGCGCGAGCGGCATCCTGCAAAGCAAGCTCGTGATCGCTTTCAACAAAGCGTTCAAGGACGACTCGACCACCCGCAACTGGGCGACGCTCCTCAAACTCCGGGCACTCGCCTCGCAGCCTTAGGACCGACCTCCCGATGCGAATCATCGACGGCATCCCGGTGTGGGGCAGTCCGATCGACGAAGGCGCGATGCGGCAGATTCGCAACTGCGCCCGTTCCGCCGACGCGGTCGCGATGATGGCCGATCACCACAAGGGTTACGCGGTCCCGATCGGCGGCGTGGTGGCCTACGCAGACCGCATCAGCCCGTCGGGAGTCGGCTACGACATCGGATGCGGCAACAAGGCGGCGCTCACCGACCTGCCCGCTTCCGAAGTGCGGAAGCACATCCGCACGCTCATGGACGACATCGCCTCGCGACTTTCGTTCGGCATGGGCCGCAAGAACCAGACGCGAGTGGATCACGAGCTGTTCGACGACGAGCGCGGCCGCGCCTGGATCGGCGTGCACTTCGGCTCGCGCGGCTTCGGGCACAAGACCGCGACGCACTTTCTGAAGGCCGGCGGCGCGAAGGACGGCATGGATGTGGATCCGCTGGTGTTGCCGGCCCGCGGCAATCTCGGCGCCGAGTACCTTGCGTGCATGCACCTGGCGGGACGCTCCGCGTACGCCGGGCGCGACTGGGTGTGCGCCGAAGTGGCACGGCTGCTCGGCGCGCATCGTCGAAGAGGTGCACAACCACCACAACTTCGCGTGGCGCGAACGCCACGGCGGTCGCGACCTGTGGGTGGTGCGCAAGGGAGCGACACCCGCGTTTCCCGGACAGCGTGGATTCGTCGGTGGCTCGATGGGCGACGTGTCGGTGATCCTCGAAGGCGTCGACGCTCCCGAAGCCAGGCACTCGCTCCACTCGATGGTACACGGCGCCGGTCGCGTGATGAGTCGCACCGCGGCGCGCGGCAAGCCGAATCGCATGACCGGCGAGCGCATTTCCAGGGGTGCGGTGTCACACGAAATGATGATGGAGTGGGTTCGACGCGTCGGGGTAGAGTTGCGCGGCGCCGGAACCGACGAGTCCCCGCACTGCTACGAACGACTGCCCGAAGTGTTGAAGCAGCAGGGCGAGACGGTGCGCATCATCCACACGCTCACGCCGCTCGGCGTGGCGATGGTGGGCGAGAACGAGTTCGACCCGTACCGGGATTGAGAGCGACTCGCTCGCACGCCATGACGCAACCCTGATCCGGAGGCCGATCTGAACACGCACGCGTCGGGCCCGTTCGACGTGAAGCTGACCCCGCAGCCGGCGGGCGAGAACGCCGACTTCGCATTCGTCGGCACGTTGCTGCTCGACAAGCAGTTCCACGGCGATCTCAAAGCGACCAGCAAGGGCATCATGCTCGCCGCCGGCACCCACGTGAAGAACTCGGCCGGCTACGTGGCGCTGGAACTCGTGAACGGCACCCTGCACGGGCGCCGCGGCACCTTCGTGTTGCAGCACAGCGGGCTCATGAACCGCGGCGAGGGACAGCTCGTCATCCACGTGGTACCTGACTCGGGGACCGATGAGCTCGCGGGACTCTCGGGCTCGATGGCGATCATCATCGAGGGCGGCAAGCACTCCTACGCGTTCGATTACCGGTTTCCCGAGGCCTAAGTCGGCGCGAGACTCGCTGGCGGGAACGCGAAGCCGCGATGGCCCGAGCACCCGCCTTGCCCCGCTCTCCCGGTCGCGCCTACTCTCCCCGCCCCATGCTCATCGCCGTTCCTCGCGAAGTCGTGCCGCACGAGACTCGCGTCGCCCTCGTCCCCGAATCGGTCGCCCGACTGTTCAAAAGCGGGCTTCAGGTCGTGGTCGAGGCCGGCGCGGGCATGCGGGCGCATTTCCCTGACTCCGCCTATCTCGAGGCCGGTGCGACGATTGCGTCGGACGCGCGCACGTTGTGGAGCAGTGCCGATGTCGTGGCCTCGGTGCGCGAACCCGAACTGCGCGAGTCCGGCGATCCGAGCACCTGGATGCGCGAGGGCGCGGTGCTGATCGGCTTCCTGCGCCCCGGCCGCAACGCCGACCTGCTGCAGCGCCTCGCTGCGCGAGGGGTGACGGCGTTCGCGATGGAGAAAGTGCCGCGCATCTCGCGCGCTCAGAAGATGGACGCGCTGTCCTCGATGAGCACCGTCGCGGGGTATCGTGCAGTGCTGGTGGCGGCCGAGTCGCTCGGCAAATTCTTCCCTCTGCTCATGACCGCTGCCGGCACCATTGCGCCGGCGCGCGCGTTCGTACTCGGCGCCGGAGTCGCGGGACTGCAGGCGATCGCCACCGCGCGACGCCTCGGCGCGGTGGTCGAAGCCTTCGACGTGCGTCCCGCGGTGCGCGAAGAGGTCCAGAGCCTCGGTGCCACCTTCGTGAGTGCCGACCTCGTGCACGAGAGCACCGTCGGTGCGGGCGGCTACGCGCGCGAGCAGGGCGAGTCGTTCCACCTGCGCGAACGCGAGCTGCTGCACCAGCACGTCGCGGCTTCCGACCTGGTGATCACGACCGCGATGATTCCCGATCGCCCCGCTCCGCGACTCATCACCGAGGCGATGGTCGAGGCGATGCGGCCGGGCTCGGTGATCGTCGACCTGGCGGCCGAGAGCGGCGGCAATTGCGAGCTCACGGTGCCGGGCGAGCGCGTGATGCGGCACCACGTGGTGATTCACGGGCCGATCGACATCGTGTGTGGCCTTCCGGTGCACGCGAGCCAGATGTATTCGCGCAATCTGGTGGCGTTGCTCCAGCACCTCCTCAAGGACGGCGCCCTCCACCTCGACTTCGGCGACGAGATCACGCGCGGCACCTGCGTGGCGCGGCCCACCGCCGCCGGAGCGCGTTCGTGAATCCCGAACTGCTCGCGCAACTCACGGTGTTCGTGCTCGCGGTGTTTCTCGGCTTCGAGGTGATCTCCAAGGTCCCGGTGGTCCTGCATACGCCGCTCATGTCCGGCACCAATGCGATCCACGGCATCGTGGTGATCGGAGGCATCCTGGTACTCGGCCACGCGAACAGCGCGCTCGAAGGGATTCTCGGATTCGTGGCGGTGCTGTTCGGCGCCATGAATCTGGCCGGGGGATTCGTCGTGACCGATCGCATGCTCGAGATGTTCAAGAAGAAAGCCCCCGAGAAGCGTTCGTGATCGAGGCGCGCACCACCCTCATCGCGCTCGGCTATCTGGCCACGGCGGTCGCGTTCATCGTGGGGCTCAAGCGCCTCAGTTCTCCGGCGACCGCGCGCTCGGGCAACCTGATCGCGATGGCCGGTATGGCGCTCGGCGTGCTGATCACGCTGTTCCTGCCGGGCTTGCAGAACATGGGCCTGATCGTGCTCGCCCTCGCGGTCGGGGTGATCGCCGCCACGTGGGGCGCGCGCGTGGTTCGCATGACCGACATGCCGCAGATGGTCGCGATCCTGAACGGGCTCGGCGGTGGCGCGGCGATGCTGGTGTCGATCGCCGAGGTGGCGCGCGCGCATCCGTTCCTGGCTCCCATGACGCGCACCGAAGCCGTCAGCTCTGCGCTCGGCATCCTGATCGGCGGACTGTCGTTCGCGGGCAGCCTCGTGGCGTTCGGCAAGCTGCAGGGCTTCGTCAACGAGAAGCCGGTGACGTGGCCGCTGCAGAAGGTGGTGAACGGTGCGCTGTTCGCGGGTGCTCTGGTGCTCGGAGCGCTCATGCTGCGCGACTCGGGCGGAGTGGCGCTGGCCGGCTTCGTGATCGCGGTGCTGCTGCTCGGGGTGTTGCTGGTGCTGCCGATCGGCGGCGCCGACATGCCGGTGGTGATCTCGCTGCTCAACTCGTTCACCGGGCTCGCGGCGGCGGCGACCGGCTTCGTGCTCTCGAACCACGCGCTGATCATCAGCGGCACGCTGGTCGGCGCCTCGGGCTCGATCCTCACCCAGCTCATGTGCAAGGCGATGAATCGACCGCTCTCGAACGTGCTGTTCGGCGCGTTCGGCGGTGGTGGCGTGGCCCCCGTGAACGGCGCGACCGCGAGTGTCGCGGGCACGGTGCGCGACATCTCGGTCGAGGATTCGGCGGTGCTGCTCGCGAACATCCAGTCGCTCGCGATCGTCCCCGGCTACGGCATGGCGGTGGCGCAGGCACAGCACGCGGTGCGCGACCTGGCCGACCTGCTGGCGAAGCGAGGCGTGGCCGTGAAGTACGCGATCCACCCGGTCGCGGGCCGCATGCCGGGTCACATGAACGTGTTGCTCGCCGAAGCGAACGTGCCGTACACGCAGCTGTTCGATCTGGAGCAGATCAATCCCGACTTCGAACACACCGACGTGGCGCTGGTGATCGGGGCGAACGACGTGGTCAATCCGGCCGCCCGCACCGATCCGTCGAGCCCGATCTACGGCATGCCGATCCTCGACGTCGACAAGGCGCGCCACATCATCATCATCAAGCGCAGCCTCAATCCGGGATTCGCGGGCATCGACAATCCGCTCTACTACGACGCGAAGACGCTGATGCTGTTCGGTGACGCGAAGAGCGTGGCGCAGCAGCTCGTCGAGGCGGTGAAGCAGACCTAGCGGCCGTCACTGCCGGGCGGTTGCCGCGTCAGCGACCCGGACTCACCGCCGCCGTGCGCGCCGCGACTCGGAACACTGCGTCGTCAGGTCGCGCTCGAGGTTCGCCGGCGCTCCCGGAATCACGCCGCTCAGGCCCTGCTTCGCCCACGTGACGCGCGCCAGCGCCGCGCACGGAGTGCCGGCACGAACTCGCAGGTCGAGCCCCTCCATGAATGCCGCCACTGCGGCCGCGCGGTGATGAGGCTCGATCGCGCGCACCGCGTGCACGAACAGACTGTCGTTCCAGTCCGCGGCGTTGGCGAGCCGGCCCTGCTGCTCCATGTGATCGGCGGCACGCGCAAAGGCCTCGATCCCGAGCGCCATCAGCTCGCGGTCGCTCGCCATCGCACGCATGCCGGAGGCCGCGCGCGCGGCGCGAAACGCCTGCAGCGCCGGCACCAGCCGGCCGTTCGCGAGTTCGTTGCGGACCGCTTCGCGGCGCAGGCGCCCGATTTGGGCCGGAACGCTCGCGTCCCATGGAACGAACGGTCGCGCCGCCTGAAGCCACGCAATCTCGGCCGCCGTATTTCCGGTCCTGTGAATGAGCCAGGCGCGCGTCACCACCACGACCTCGACCGCCAGCGCGACACCCAGAATCGCCAGAACACTGAGGAACAGCAGAACCAGTCCGTCGCGCTTCACGTGCAGGATCTCCGGTGGAATTTGGAGGAGCGTTGGAGCCGAGCTGAAGACATGCGGCCGCAGACTACACCCGCCGACGCTCGCCGGCATCCGCGAGCGGGCAGCGCATTACCGCAAAGTGCTGATCCGGTATCCTGTCGCCTCCAGGCCAAGGAGGCATCATGAAGCGATCGCTTCGACTGCTGACGCTGTTGTGCGCGTGCATCCTGATGCGTCGTGAAGCCGCCGCCGCGGATGCGACGACCGCCGCAGCCGAACTCGCGAAAGCCGAGCAGGGGTTCGCGAAACTCTCGGTCGACACCCACATGAAGACGGCATTCACCACCTGGCTCGCGGGCCATTCGATTCTGTTCAAACCCGGCCCGGTCGACGGTCAGAAGTTCTATCGCGATCGGCCCGAACCCAAGGGCGTGCTCGACTGGGCTCCTGCTTTCGTCGAGGTGTCGGGCGACGGGCAATTCGGATTCTCGACCGGCCCGTGGACCTATCAGCGCGCGCGCGATCAGTCTCCGATCGCGTTCGGCCGTTTCGTTTCGATCTGGAAGCGTGAAGGCGCGGGCGAGTGGCGGGTTCTCCTCGACACCGGCATCTCACACGCCGATCCCGGCAGATCGTTGCGCAGCGGCGAGCCGCTGGAGTTCGGGCCGCTTCACGCCGCTCCCGACACCAACGCCTGGAAGCCGCGCCCGCTGTCGGCCGGAGTCGCCGGACAGGTGGGCGGCAAAGACGGCACGATCGGCGGCAGCGTCGGCACCGGTGGCATGGGTGTGAGCGTCGGCACCGGCGGCTTCGGAGTCGGCGTGAGCACCGGCTCTCAGGGCGTGCGTTCGAAGCTCGACTACCAATGGCGCCGTAACGCTCACGACAAGCACACGCTGCTATCCGCCGAGCGCACCTTCACGTGGAACGCGCGTTCGAGGAGCTGGGATCGCGCCTACCGCGCGGTCGGCGCGAACGACGTACGGCTGCTGCGCGACGGGGCGTTCGCGACCACCGGCCTCGACACCGCGATTGCGCGCATGACGTCGCGGCCGCGCAATCGCGATTGGTTTCATCGCGGTGAAGGCATGTCGGGGTCGTGGGATCTGGGCTACACCTACGGCCTCGCGGTCGCGCACCCGAAGGGCGCGCGGTCCGATACCACCGCGTACGTGCATCTGTGGCGCAAAGACGAAGCGGGCAACTGGAAGCTGATGCTCGACGTCGAAAGCGAGTTCCCGAAGCCCTGATCTAGAGGCGCTGGTACTCGACCAGCGTCATCCATGGACGCGTGGTATCGAGCCCCTCGAACGACGCGAGCACGATGTCATGCTCGTCGGCCCAGAAGGTATAGCCCTCGGACTCGGGCGCAGGCGGAACGCTCAACACATAGCGTTTGGCCGCCACCGGCCCGTTCGGCCCTTCGACGGTGCCGTGCTCGACGCAGCGCAACAGCATCTGCGCCGGGCTCACCGCCATCAGGGGCGGACCGATCCGCAACACCGCGAACTCGTGCTCGCCGCCGAGCGCGAAATCGCGTTTGGAAAGCATGAAGGTATTGAACAAGTGGGTCGGGTATTCGACCTCGCACCCAAGCGGATAGTCGCCTTCCTGGCTGCGGGCGTGACCCTGACTCTCGATGTGCGCTCGCCAGCGAGTGCCTTCGACCGCGTGATTCGCGACCAGTTCGCGACCGCCGACCTGCCACTCGACGTCCAGCGACTTCACGCGCCACTCAGCACTCAACGCCACGCGGTACCGGTGCACGTTCGGCAGAGGGTGTGGCGCGACCAGCGTGTGCTCACCCGCGACGACGATCTCGCCGGCGCCGGTCTCGAGTCGCCACACCTCATCGCCGCACGGCTCTCCAGCGAAGAACTGCTGATAGCGACCGGTGGCGATCACCTGGCTAGGGATCATGGCGCGATGATGTCCCCATCGGCTCCGACGATGAGCGCGGATTCCGCCGGAGCTTGAAGGCTCGCCGCCTGCGCAGCGACCGGCGCCATGAGCTACAGCAGCGCAACGCTGGCGAGCAGCCCGATCACGAACGTGGCGAGCACTCGCGCCTCACGCCACGCGCCGCTCATCGGCGCGCCCCGACCGGACTCGGCTCGCGCTCCGGGTAGACATCGTGCCAGCGGGCGGATGCGTGGCCGACGCCGGCCCCTAGCGCGGCACCCGCGAAGGCCGAGAGCACCACCAGCCCCACGGATTTTCCCTCCGAGGTCACCCCCCACGTCAGGAAACCGGCATCCGACCTGGGCGGGTGCGCGGTCAGCACCCAAATTCCCGACACCGCCGCCGCGCCGATGGCTCCTAGGACCGCGTAACGTCCCATGCGCGTTTGACCCACTTCGACTCGATCGATATCGGACCATGCGAGCAATCCAGGCTTGCGTGATCCGAGCGGTCCGCGCGAAAACGCCTCGTCGTAGCGCACGCCACTCGCTTCGACCCGTGCATTGCGCAACGTAAGCCGCTCCTCGCCCGCGATCGCACGCACTCGATCGGCGCGACCGAACTCGACACGCATATGTTCGAACGCGGTGGATTCGGGAACCGCGGTGGCGGTGGATGTTGCGCTCGCCTGGGCGCGAGCCGGCCAGGACGAAGCGACCAGCACGCTGAACAACGCCAACCTCCGTGCCCATCGCCCACCGCCACCGTCACGCATGACGCGCCAGCCGCTTACGAACCGTTCGATAGACCGCATCCATGTGCCCCCACGCGTGGTCGCGCCGTGCGCGCAGCACGCGCGCGAGCGGCATCCACTCGGCGCTCGCCGCGTCGTCGGCCGTACGCGGGGTGCCGCGCCGCCACCGGGCGAGCCAGTAGAAATTCATGGTGGGGAATGCGCCAAAACCGTCGAGCCAGTAGCGATCCCACCAAAACCCGAGCCACTCGCAGCGCCCGACCGCGAGCCCGGTCTCTTCGAGCAACTCGCGCCGCGCCGCGGCCTCGAGTTCTTCGCCAGCATCGACGAACCCGCCCGGGATGTCGAGCCGGCCGACGCGCGGCGGATGTGCGCGGCGCAGCACCAGCACTTCATCGCCGCGCACCACCAGCATGCCGGCCGCTGCGCGCGGGTAGTCGTAGAGCAGATAGCGACAGCGCGGGCAGTGGATCTTGCGCGGCTTCTCGCCACTGGTTCGGGCCACCGGCCCGCCGCATTGCCGGCACGCGAAGACCGGACCGCGCTCGACCGCGGCCCGGGTGCGGCGGGTTCGAGTGCCGGCCGCGGTGCGGCGTGTGCGGGCGGCGTCAACGCCTCGCGCGCTCATCGCGCCTCCACCGTGACGACGGCCGGAAGCGGCACCATGTTGCGCGCCCCCTCGGGGCGCTCCTCGCCCTGATTCCAGGGACCGTAGTTCGCGTAGCGAAACGACTCGGTGCGCACCGCAAGCTGTGCTTCGCGGCCGCCATCCATGGAGAGCGCGTGCACCAGTTCTAGCGGCGCACGGTTCAGCAGCGTGGCGAAGTCCCACAGCGTGTAGCCGCCTTCGCTGGTGATGATCAGGATGCGTCCGCGACCGTCCTCGCCCACCACGGTGCGCAGCGCGACCTGATCGGTGTGACGCACGCGCGGCATTCCGCCGCGCTCGAACAGCATGAACGACTGCGCGACTTCGCCCCACTGCGTGCGCTTCGGATCGAGCGGGTCGTGGTCCAGATCGAGCACCCGCGCGTTCGCCGTTGTGTCGCTGCGCGGCTCGGCCACCAACGCGGCGCGGAAGCTTGGGTGCTCGGTGCCCGACACGACCTCGCCCCCGCTCACGAACACACCCATGTAGCTCAGGTCCGGGTAGTACTGGCCGGCGTTGAACGCGGCCAGGGCGGGCGAGCGGGCCATCCACTGGTCGAGTCGTAGCGGCTTCTGGTCGGGCTCGCGCAAGAAGTGACGCATGCGAATGCGCACGCGCTGCGGATCGAGTCTGAGCACGGCAATGTTGATGCTGCCCGAGCGGCAGTAGGGATCGCCGTGCAACGTGGCGAACTCGACGCCGGGAGCCACCGAGTGCCAGCGCGGCGCACGCACGCCCTGCAGCAGCACCCAGCCGCCGACCAGCAGTGCGGCGAGCAGTGCGAGGCGCGTGACCGGCCAGCGCCCGCGTTTCACGGGCGCCGCGCGCGCGAACCGATGGGGAGGAGCGACGTCACGCGCGAAGTGTCGCACACGCCTCCCGGACGCCGAAAAGGCTCGTCGCGACCGCGACTCAGGCGGCGCGGCGCGTGGAGTCGTCGCCCGGCTTGGGCTTGCGACGCTTGCGCGTCGCACGCTTCTTGACCGGCTTCTGCCGTTCGGGGT
This window encodes:
- a CDS encoding DUF1697 domain-containing protein, which encodes MAARHIALLRGVNVGKAKRIAMADLRKLVEDLGYLEVKTLLNSGNVVFTAPPRVSGNHAAHIEQTIEAKLGISTRVTVLSAGELDEIMKRNPLEHLATNHSRYLIAILADASLNERMKLLARQRWTPDALATGNRVAYMWCASGILQSKLVIAFNKAFKDDSTTRNWATLLKLRALASQP
- a CDS encoding DUF3224 domain-containing protein; this encodes MNTHASGPFDVKLTPQPAGENADFAFVGTLLLDKQFHGDLKATSKGIMLAAGTHVKNSAGYVALELVNGTLHGRRGTFVLQHSGLMNRGEGQLVIHVVPDSGTDELAGLSGSMAIIIEGGKHSYAFDYRFPEA
- a CDS encoding NAD(P) transhydrogenase subunit alpha — encoded protein: MNPELLAQLTVFVLAVFLGFEVISKVPVVLHTPLMSGTNAIHGIVVIGGILVLGHANSALEGILGFVAVLFGAMNLAGGFVVTDRMLEMFKKKAPEKRS
- a CDS encoding NAD(P)(+) transhydrogenase (Re/Si-specific) subunit beta, whose translation is MEARTTLIALGYLATAVAFIVGLKRLSSPATARSGNLIAMAGMALGVLITLFLPGLQNMGLIVLALAVGVIAATWGARVVRMTDMPQMVAILNGLGGGAAMLVSIAEVARAHPFLAPMTRTEAVSSALGILIGGLSFAGSLVAFGKLQGFVNEKPVTWPLQKVVNGALFAGALVLGALMLRDSGGVALAGFVIAVLLLGVLLVLPIGGADMPVVISLLNSFTGLAAAATGFVLSNHALIISGTLVGASGSILTQLMCKAMNRPLSNVLFGAFGGGGVAPVNGATASVAGTVRDISVEDSAVLLANIQSLAIVPGYGMAVAQAQHAVRDLADLLAKRGVAVKYAIHPVAGRMPGHMNVLLAEANVPYTQLFDLEQINPDFEHTDVALVIGANDVVNPAARTDPSSPIYGMPILDVDKARHIIIIKRSLNPGFAGIDNPLYYDAKTLMLFGDAKSVAQQLVEAVKQT
- a CDS encoding NUDIX domain-containing protein, whose product is MSARGVDAARTRRTAAGTRTRRTRAAVERGPVFACRQCGGPVARTSGEKPRKIHCPRCRYLLYDYPRAAAGMLVVRGDEVLVLRRAHPPRVGRLDIPGGFVDAGEELEAAARRELLEETGLAVGRCEWLGFWWDRYWLDGFGAFPTMNFYWLARWRRGTPRTADDAASAEWMPLARVLRARRDHAWGHMDAVYRTVRKRLARHA